A genomic segment from Mauremys mutica isolate MM-2020 ecotype Southern unplaced genomic scaffold, ASM2049712v1 001194F_np12_obj, whole genome shotgun sequence encodes:
- the LOC123357922 gene encoding zinc finger protein 239-like, whose amino-acid sequence TLSGRSKGNVYGSCALPEKAKACEIQQRPEENFSSHSDLITRNRIHLEGRCYTCHECGKSFSRSSDLLVHRRIHTGETPYTCAECGKSFSRHSNLITHRRTHTGEMTYTCAECGKSFNHSSTLSAHSRIHTGQKPYGCSECGKSFNRSSALSTHRRIHTGEKPYGCSECGKSFGQRSHLISHQRLHTGETPYTCSDCGKSFNQSSALSRHRRIHMGEKPYGCFECGKSFNRSSHLITHQRIHTGEKPYTCAECGKSFNHSSALSTHRRIHTGEKPYGCFECGKSFSQCSNLITHRRLHTGEMPYTCAECGKSFKKSSHLIRHRKIHIGELLQMP is encoded by the coding sequence gaacgttatcgggaagatccaaagggaatgtttatgggagttgtgcactcccagaaaaagcaaaagcctgtgagattcagcagaggccagaggaaaacttcagtagccactcagaccttataacccgCAACAGAATCCACTTGGAAGGGAgatgctacacatgccatgagtgtgggaaaagcttcagtcggagctcagaccttctcgtacatcgtagaatccacacaggagagacgccctacacatgcgctgagtgcgggaaaagcttcagtcggcattcaaaccttatcacacatcgtagaacccacacaggagagatgacCTACACAtgtgctgagtgcgggaaaagctttaatcacagCTCTACCCTGAGCGCACACAGCAGAATCCACACGGGtcagaaaccttatggatgctctgagtgcgggaaaagctttaatcggagctctgccctgagcacacataggagaatccacacgggtgagaaaccttatggatgctctgagtgcgggaaaagcttcggtcaGCGTTCACACCTTATCTCACATCAAAGACTCCACacgggagagacgccctacacatgctctgactgtggaaaaagctttaatcagagctctgccctgagcagacACCGGcgaatccacatgggtgagaaaccttatggatgctttgagtgtgggaaaagcttcaatcggagctcacacCTGATCAcgcatcagcgaatccacacaggagagaagccctacacatgcgctgagtgcgggaaaagctttaatcacagctctgccctgagcacacatcggagaatccatacgggtgagaaaccttatggatgctttgagtgtgggaaaagctttagtcagtgttcaaaccttatcacacatcggagactccacacaggagagatgccctacacatgcgctgagtgcgggaaaagcttcaaaaagagctcacatcTTATTAGACATCGCAAAATCCACATTGGAGAACTGTTacaaatgccttga